Within Macaca nemestrina isolate mMacNem1 chromosome X, mMacNem.hap1, whole genome shotgun sequence, the genomic segment TAGTTCCTATAAAGTGCTGAGACCCAAATCTGTCTAGCTGTGGCCCTTCCCCCAAGATTCAGCCTCCTGTACTCGACTGCATGTGAGACATCTCCCCTTGGATGGCCCACAGGCACCTTACTGTGACCAAAAGAGAATTGGTCGTCTTAGTCCCCATCTCAACTCTAAAGTGGTCTTCCTCCTCTGTTCCCTATCTCACTTGGTGGCGGCACCATCTACCCTGTCCTGTTGACTCTCGAATACTTCCCAAATCTGAGGTTTTGTGTTGCCGTGTCTACTTCCCCTAGTGTCTCCTTCCCTCTATCAGACTAAACTTTTCAAGGGCAAGGACTCTACATCAGCTGTCTGTGCCCCAGCACACCACACAAGTCTAGGCACCAAACAGGCCTCAGTAAATGTTGTTGAATTGAACCATGCTCTGCTCTCTCATTCCTAGCAGTGCTGTCCTTGGTGGGAGCTGACCCAGTGCCTGGGGAATGAATGAAGTGGGAGTCTGGATGCCAAGACCCTCTTAGTCCCTGATCCCCCTATTGAGTCCAAAAGTCTTTCTTTAACCCTGGTGACATTTGGGACACAGAGGTATTTGTAAGATTTTAAAAGTGGCTTTGTAGACAAAGTCAGTCAAGGCAAGACTTCCAGAAATTGGGACTGAACAGCCACATTGCCAGATGTGTGCTCCAGACTAGAAGTGATGTGGATGGGTGGGAAATTGGGAGGAGAACCAAAAGGGCCTGGATGAGTCAGAGTTTCGAGAGGAGGCATTTGAACAAttcaagcaggagaaagaataaagcaaGTTTCAAAGTCCAGAAGGAACATGGCATGTGTATGTaatgggagggagggaatgacAAGAGCAGCATGGAGAGGTTTGGATAGGTGGCCTTCAAGGTACTTTCCAATCCTAAGTGCCTGCAGAGTGGAAGCTGCTGGTCTTGGAGAAGTCTGGACCACAGAGATCTTCTCCCAACCCAAGCATACCAGAGGGATGCGAGACATGCCAGCAGTAACAGCGGCTCACTTGGGTACGATTTCTTGTGCACAGATCCTGCCTTTCCCAGATAAGCAGTGAATCTAGTCCTAATCACTCCATTACACAGAGTGGGGAACAGAGGGTGTTTGCCCAGGTATTATGCTGCAAGTCAGAGCTGGGGCCAGAATCCAGATAGCCTGTCGTTAGTCCCATGCTCTTCTGTAATACTCCACTAGATTGTATTATTGCAGAAAGCATCTGTTAAACACAGAACTTGGCTTTTGTTTACcccagagaaaaaataaaagatactatTGGAAATTAAGTGTCAGGCATGGtgctgtgtttttttgtagaggttAATTTCATTTACTTTGACACAGCAGTCTTGGGAGGTGGaagtattatgtattataatCTATTTGACAGATAAGACATTGAGGCTCTAAGGAGTGATGGGACTTACCTAATAGCCACACATTTGTTGATGGTGGGACAGGGATCTTGGCCCAGGTGGTGTGAGCCCAAAGTCCACCTTCATTCCATCAGCCTGAATTCTGTGACCTTCTCAGTCCTGAGCTATGACCAGACATACTCGAGGAAGGGGGTGTATTTTAAGATTCACATCACCCCTGCACCTTAGTGGTCAGACTAATGGCTCAAGATAGCAGGTGGGTAATCATAAGCAGGCTGATGAGGCATTTTGCCAGTATCAAGTGTCTGGGAATATTTGTTATTAATCACACTAATGGACCACCATGAGAGGACAAAGTTTCTCTCTGGCTTTTCATCTGATAGGGCTGGAAGCTTTTCAAGCACTTTCCCCAGCCAGCCAATATCAATTTAATTTGAACTACTATCCCCTTGGAATATGAAATTGGCTCCATAGACAGGATCTCCCAGTCAAGTCATCAgccccccagccctgcccccactgACCAGTCACCCTGCATATGTGACCAGTCTGCATGTGCCCAGAGAGAAAACAGCCTGCTGAGCTCATGGCCCGTCTGTGAACCATCCGCATCCATTTGTGACCGGGTGCCCGTTAGGTACCAGGTTCTATGAGAGGCTCTGTGAGGGGTACTCACCCTCTTCTCACCTCGAGCTCCCCTTCCCAGCAGCTCTGTATCTGTTGGTGGTTTTGCTGTTGGCGCCGTCTTTTGTGTGCACAGTGTCATCATCTTTAACTCTGCCTGACCCCTGCCATCAGTCACCAAGCCctgctctctgtctgtctgtgtatCCTTCACAGCTTCACTCCATCCCATCTCCACTGCCAGTGCCCCAGGTCAGCCCTCCCCGACTCTGGCCTCAACTGTCGGAACAGGCTCCTCcctggtctccctgcctccaggcTGCCTGTCCAGGCCAGCTTCCACATGGTCACCATGGTGATCTTCAGAAACATGGCCTTCATGTGTACTCAGAATTGGCAAGtgacccctcacacacacaccaatgcACACACATAACTTCCCAGCCCTCTCTTCCTCCCACGGCTCCTCAGCACAGGCCGTGCCCTCTAGCTGGGCTACTCACTGCACGCAGCAGCACCATGTGCTTGCTCTTGTCTCTGGGCTTCCCGGGCCCTACCTCCTGCACGAAAGCCCTCCCTTGGTCTTTCCTGCCCTCCTCGTGCTCTCTGTCTCCCTCAGCCCCGCAGTGCCTGCAGTAGGTTTGCAGTGCTCATCTGGCCTCCCTCCCACATCCTGCTTTGTCTTGTCAGccgctgctttttttttcttttcctccattccAGGCTGGGCTGTAGCTGCTCCCATAAAGGGATCACAGTTTGTGTTCCACGCAGAAGGAGCCCAGAACACTTCCAGGCATATCCTTGGAGCTCAAGACAGGTTGCTCAGCTAGGCCACAGAAGAGAGGGATCTGCTCATTTCCAGCCCTGCAGGCCTGTTGGCTGTTTTGTGTATTTATGTAGCTTTTAAGTGCAGActaatagctatcatttattgcatgcccactatgtgccaggcactgtgccaggcattCTATGTGAGCTTTCTTATTTACTCCTCCCAACAATCCTATACATTAGGTATcattattgtcctcattttacctGAGAATGgaagtgaggcacagagatgaACCACAGAGCTTGTTCGGGGTCCATGGTCCTGTTGTTTCTATGTTCTGTCTGCTCTACTACACTGCCTTTCAGAGGCAGGTCTGGAAGTTCAGAGACCAAGTTCAAACCCTGGAGTGTTGGGGTATGAAGTGGCTTGGGATTTTGAATCTTTCCTACCCCATCCCTCCCTTTGCTCAGCATCTTCAAAGCCATGGGGCAGGGCCTGCCAGACGAGGAGCAGGAGAAGCTGCTGCGCATCTGTTCCATTTATACCCAGAGTGGAGAAAACAGCCTGGTGCAGGAGGGCTCTGAGGCCTCCCCCATTGGGAAGTCTCCATATACACTAGACAGCCTGTATTGGAGCATCAAACCAGCCAGCTGCAGCTTCGGGTCTGAAGCAAAGGCCCAGCAGCAGGAGGAGCAGGGCAATGTTAATGATGtcaaggaagaggagaaggaggagaacgAGGTCTTGCCAGACCaggtagaggaggaggaagaaaatgaccaagtggaggaagaggaggatgaagatgatgatgaagacGATGATGAGGAAGATGATGAAGAGGAAGACAGAATGGAGGTGGGGCCTTTCTCTACAGGGCAAGAGTCCCCCACTGCCGAGAATGCTAGGCTTCTGGCCCAGAAAAGAGGAGCTTTGCAGGGCTCTGCATGGCAGGTTAGCTCAGGTAAGAACTACTTTGTCCCCACATGaacttcttttctctttggctGGCTCTTGAGGCTTCCTTCTACCCTAGGAAGAGATGGAAAGTAGCAGGAGGTAGCCAATGTGAGGCAAGCCTGGAGGCAGCCTGGTGCATAGATGACAGGTGGCTTCTCCCGCCTCTTAGGATGGAGCCTATGAGTGCCAGGGACCACTGTCAGGCTGCTGGCTACCCCATATAAAGAGCACATTCTGAGAGGATGACATGGGTGTGAGCCCTGGGCAGTAACATAGAGGCAGAAGATAGCAAAAAGTAGGGAGTGTGTATGTATATGGTTCTGCATGTGTTTTTCACTTGCAGTGAGACAGTgctttctgtgtatgtgtgtgtgtacctcgAGGCTGGCTGGTCATAAGACAAGATTTTGCTGTGTGTATTAGAAAGAAGGAACCTAGGGCATTAAGTCAGAGAAACAGGAAGTGAAATCACAAGAGAGAATAAGGAATGCTGTGATTTTTAGGTGAGCACACAAATTAGTGAGACTGAAGCCaggaagaggctgcagggagGGTTAGTGATAGGGATCTGCTCTTCCTTTTGAGTACCCTTGCTTAGGTTAATGAACAGGAACCTCGGAGGCTGGAAGACCCGGAAGGAATGACAGAACAGCGTGGAGTCTGTGTGCTGaagcctggggagggagggagaacagCTGGGCCTGTGTGGTGTGGGGTGGGCAGTGGCAGAAAGTGAGAGGGGAGGCAGTGAATGAGTTTATAGAGAAAGATACTATGGCCTTTGTTTGCCCTTGTATGGACAGGGTGGAAGGGCTggaacataaaacataaaatctgtctctctgtgtgtgtatatgggcGTGTGCCTGTACCTGCTGGCCAAACCATGGCCCAGTGACAAATAACTTAGGGCAAGGAGGGCTGTGTTGGGGGATCTTTGTAAATATTGAAAGGGAGGGGCATTGGCATAAgcagaattgtgtgtgtgtgtgtgtgtgtgtgtgtgtgtgtgtgtgtgtgtaggaaaaagggaaaagtagGGGCAGTTAAAGAAGTCATGGCCAAGCAGGCTGTCATACAGCTTTGTGAAGAGGAGGCAGGGTTGCTGAAATCCATGAGGGCTAATAGGTGTCTGTGAGAGAAAAGTGACAGCATTGAGGTTGGCATCTATGGAGGGGTAGTGGGAACAGGCAATGAGATATAGCCATCCAGAGGTGGCCTGTATGTTCACACCATCACTGGGGACATGTACAAGGGTATCAGGATAAAGAAGCAGGGGCAGTGATGTAGACAGCATTGGGGATATTAGTGATGATAGATGATTGGGTCAGGGACAGAGCCTATGTGGGTAGTGGTCCCTGTGCACGAAGGTGTCTCTGTATCATGGAGCAGGACATTAAGACAGGCACAACTTCCAGTAAGAGAGCCAGGGGAGGGGGATGGACAAGTAGAGGAACAGTCCTTCCTGAGGAGCTCTGGGTTACATAAAAAGTTGGTCCAGGGTTGACACATTATAGAATGCCAGGGGCATTATGACAGGGAGAATTCTTTGAGTACCAGGGAGATGCAGAAGGCCAGAAATGGAAACTACGTGGAATGCACTAGCGAAGGCTTCATTTGAAAACACTGAATGCATTTGTGGAAGGATGGGGAGGGACATTTAATATAATACTGTGTGGTAGGTGTCTCAGTGATAGGACAGAGCGGGATGGGGGATGCCCGGCATCCCCATTCTAAAGTGGAGCATCTGTATGTGGGGGGATGTGAGTTGTGAATGTGGAAAGTCTAGAACGTtaactctttccctctctcctttgcCATTGCTCCttctgtgtgtacacatgtgtgggGAGGTAGGGACAGGAAGATTCCTGGTTGTATGCCAATGAATGAGGTTTGTGGGAGGCAGGGAGTGAACAGGACAGTCACTGAGTGAAGGGCTTATGTATGTGTGCTTCTGTATACATACTTGGGGGGCTGTGAGGGGTGGGATATGTAGTGAGACAGCCCTTCCCCAGAAAAGGGGTGTACCTTGTGCATCTTGGGGCAAGAACTGCAGGGGGCAGGGGAACATATTATCTCAGGGAGTCCACCCTGAGATGGtcatgggggtgtgtgtgtatctctgcaTTAAGAAAACATGTGGTATTCAAACAGGCAGGGGAGTGTGTGTGTAGATTTGTAGGAAATCTAGGTCATTCAGATACTCTGAGGTACTGGTGGATTTGGGGTTTGCGGGGGAGGTGCTTTGGGAATTCTGGGACATCCAGACCCTCCATGATGTGTCCCTATGTATGTGTCTGCAGACAGGGAAATAGGGGTGAGGATGAGAAGTTGAAGCAGTGATACAGCCAGGTCTGAAGTTGTTGTTTGTGTCTGTGTGGGAACATGCCTGGGGAAGTAGGAAAAGAGCAAAGAGGGACAAAAATGTCTATAGTTGTATACTTGTAAACAAATAGAGGGGAAGAAGGACCATAAAGAATGTGTGGTGAAGCACTCTGGTGGAGAGGGGCTCATGAGAAGTGATACCGAGAGCAGTGAAGCTGGAGATCCTGAGAGAGCCCACCCGTGCTAAGTGGGGTGGGTGGATGGACAAGGTGAGCAGGCCTGTACACCAGTCAGAGAACCAGCTCATCAGCCCAGTCTTGCCACTTCCCTTTGCTCCACAGAAGACGTGCGATGGGACACATTTCCCCTAGGCCGAATGCCAGGTCAGACCGAGGACCCAGCAGAGCTCATGCTGGAGAATTATGACACCATGTATCTTTTGGACCAGCCTGTGCTAGAGCAGCGGCTGGAACCCTCAACATGCAAGACTGAGTGAGTGCCCATGGCAACAGGATTTCTCACCCCCTTTCTCTGCCACCTGTGGGAGGGAGAGAAGACAAGGTGAGGTGGGTGGGGGAGGTAGCTGTCCCCAGTCAGGGCCTAAATGAGTGAAGTGTAAGCCCCAGTCCCTGGCTGGGCCCTTGCCAGCTCTCCCTGTCCCTAGTGTGGGGAGCCAGTGAAGTAGCCACACAAGCTGGGCTTAGCATCCCTCTCAGATTGCATTCAGTTTGTGCTTATggatggatgtgtgtgtgtgtgtctgtgcacacaTTTTGGGAGGAGAAGGGTCCGTAGCTTTCAGCAGATTCTCTTAACTGGTCTACCACTCCTAAAAGGTCAAGAATAGATGCTCTCATCCAGCTTTTTCATGTTC encodes:
- the LOC105476701 gene encoding ribosomal biogenesis protein LAS1L isoform X10 — encoded protein: MKEPENCWYHMKRSSLREAVLDAFLDDGFLVPTFEQLAALQIEYEENVDLNDVLVPKPFSQFWQPLLRGLHSQNFTQALLERMLSELPALGISGIRPTYILRWTVELIVANTKTGRNARRFSAGQWEARRGWRLFNCSASLDWPRMVESCLGSPCWASPQLLRIIFKAMGQGLPDEEQEKLLRICSIYTQSGENSLVQEGSEASPIGKSPYTLDSLYWSIKPASCSFGSEAKAQQQEEQGNVNDVKEEEKEENEVLPDQVEEEEENDQVEEEEDEDDDEDDDEEDDEEEDRMEVGPFSTGQESPTAENARLLAQKRGALQGSAWQVSSEDVRWDTFPLGRMPGQTEDPAELMLENYDTMYLLDQPVLEQRLEPSTCKTDTLGLSCGVGSGNCSNSSSSNFEGLLWSQGQLHGLKTGLQLF